In the Puniceicoccaceae bacterium genome, ACCGCCCGTTGCAACTGTCCCAATCGCATGCGATCATGGTCAAATACCGGGATGTTCAGGTATTGCATGTGCGCGAGCAGATGAATTTCCGACAACGCGTCAAACTCAGCTGTCACATCCAGTACCGCACCGATTTCAAGCTCCCGAATGTGTGCAAAATCAGAGGGCAGCAGGCGTCGGCCCAGCCAGACGCCCTCGCGAATCTCCTGAAACGCCGGACTGGAATCCAGAGACCGCGCAATCACATTGTAAATCCCCACGCCGAACAGGAGCGGCATCAGCACGATTTTGATCGCAATCGGTAACCTGCCTCGCGGGGACTTAAACAGCAATTCCCCTCGACCGGAGACGTAACCCAGCGCAAACCACGCCGCACCGACTGCAATCCACCACACCAAAACGCGCAATAACACACTGGTGCTGCTCCACCCCATCCAGACCAGCAGTACTGCCAGCAGCCCATACAAAATTCCCCGGTTCATTCCCCTCATGGTTCACCGATCCGTTGAAATGTCAAAAATCCCATTGCACTGTGCACAATCCCGCAGCCGTCATTTGCAAATCCACATCACCACCGTTAGGTTATCGGAGGAGGAATGTCTTATGCAACCATCCGACTCTCTCTTTCGCTGTTTCAGTTTTGTAGGCTGCCAACTGCGCGACTCCCTCGCTCCGACTTTAAGGTCTGTGCTTCCGTTTGTAACCATTTCACGCCAGACAGGATCTGGAGCGCACCATATCGGTGCCGAGCTCGCTTACCTTCTCAATCAAGAACAGGCCATTCCCACCATGGGACGCACCTGGCAGCTCTACGACCGAGATCTGGTTCGCCAGGTGGTCGAACACCACCACCTGAACACTCAGGTCGCCCGCTACATGCCCGAGGATACCGTTAACGAATTCAACAGCACGCTCGAAGAATTGCTCGGTCTGCATCCCTCCAGCAATGAACTGGTCAGGGACACCGCCCTGACCATCCGCGAACTCGCACAAAGGGGTTATTGCATCCTGATCGGTCGCGGCAGCCACTGTCTGACACGCTCATTCCCCCACGGCGTACACATCCGTTTGATCGGATCGCTCGAGAACCGCAGCAGGCGCGTTTCCATGGAGCACCACATCTCCCGCGATGAAGCCCTTCGCCTCATCAAACAGCAGGACCGCGCACGCGCGCGCTATCTCGACTATTATTACGGTCATTCCATTGACGACGCGAGTTCCTACGATCTCGTAATCAACACCGATTTGATCGATACCCGCAGTGCCGTTTCTCTCATTTCCACCCTGATCTGCCAGCGCATCGCCTCCATTCGCTGAGCGTTCGTACGCAAGATTTTTTCGAAGAATTTTATTTGACTTCATTTATCCTACTGAAATAGTAGGATTATGAAGATCAGTAAAAGAGCAGAATATGGCCTGCGTGCGATGATCAATCTCGGCATCGCACAGGAGGTCGGTATCGCCCGCGTGAGTGCCGGTGACCTCGCTCATGCTGACAACCTTCCCCTCAAGTTTCTGGAGCAAATTCTCATCCAGCTCCGCGAAAACGGTTACGTCGACACCCAGCGTGGCAAGGGAGGCGGTTACTTCATCGCCAAACCGATTCAATCCATCAAAATGGGCGAACTGGTGCGATTGCTGGATGGTCCACTCGCTCCCATCTCCTGTGCCAGCCAAACCGCCTATGAACGCTGCTCCTGCCCCGACGAAACCCACTGTGGTCTGCGCATGATCATGATCGATGTGCGCAACGCCATCGCCGCCATCCTCGACCGCTATTCCCTGGGCAATCTTGTCGAAATCACGTTGCGGAAAATGCGTCGTGAGGGTTCCGACCACATTTTTCTTCGATCCTGTCAATCAACGACCGACCCCATCCATGCAAACCCGGCCGACCCACTCAGTGGATTTCTGGCCGAACTTTCAAGAAACTCATGACCACCGCCGAAAACACGCAAATGACGGGTGCGACTCCTTCCCAGGATCGCCCCGAATGGATGCAACATGTGGCCCGCTACGTCAAACAAATGAACTACGGACAGATCACACTCACCATCCATCAGGGCAATGTCGTGGAAATTCAGCGCACCGAACGCACGCGCATCCCATCCCGAAAGGGAGGCGACTGATCGTCCCCATTTCACTCATCCGACTGGCACTTTGCCAGAGGATTACATTCAAAACTTCCCCGGGAAAAATCACCGGAATTCCCTGCTGACCGGACCACCGGAAGCTGGTTCAAAATCAGAATCAGCTCCATGCAAACCACTCATTCACCACGATTCCCCACCCTGGGACTCGCCATACTCACTGTGCTTGCCGCAGGCAATGCCATTGCACAACCACCCGCGCAAGTCGACGAACTCGCCGCACTTCGATCCCAGATTGCCGCGCTTCAACAGCGTCTGGAAAAACTGGAATCTGCTCCCGGAGGACAGAGCGCAAACGAAACAACCACGCTCCAGGTCAACCGTCAGGGACTGGTCGCGAAGCACAAGGACAACTTCACCTTTCGCATCCGACCACGCATCCAGATCGATGGGCGTTGGTTCGCCGATGATGAAGACGGAAACTCCGAGTTCACGGTGCGGCGTCTGCGTCCGATCTTCCAGGGCACTGCCGGACCCGTGGCATGGCGATTCATGCCCGAACTGGCAGGCACCGTGCGTATGCTCGACGCCTGGGGTGATCTCAGTTTGGGCTCCCATCACTACCTGCGTGCCGGCAAGTTCAAACAACCGGTCGGCTTGGAGCGGCTGCAGTCCTTTTCCAAAACGCTCTTTCTCGAGCGCGGCCTTCCGAGCCTGCTGACACCCACTCGCGACATCGGTGTCGCCCTCTATGGTTCAGATCCAGCGGAGCGGTTCAACTGGACCGTCGGTCTCTTCAACGGGGTGCTCGACGACACAGACCTCAGTTCAAATGCCAACCTGAGTGGTGGGGATTTTGACGTGGGCGCACGGCTGGAGTTCACCCCGTGGAAATCCGCAACGGACTCGGCACTCGCCGGGCTGAGCTTCGGTCTGGCTGCGAGTATGGGGAGGGAAAATACTTCCATACTCGATTCCGAAAGTGACCGACGCATCCGATACCGCACATCCGGGCGTGGCACCTTCTTCCGCTACAATGATGGCGTTCGGGTCGACGGGGACCGCATCCGCATCAATCCCTTCCTCAGCTACTACCATGGACCATTCGGCCTGCTCGCCGAATACGTTCAGTCCAGCTACGAGCTGACTCGCTCCGACAACGCGCAAACCATCGATACAGATGCCTGGACCCTACAGATGGGCTGGGTGCTCACCGGAGAAAAGGCATCCTTCAGCGGCGTGCGCCCCAGTCGGCCCTTCAAGTGGGGAAGCGGACAGATTGGCGCATGGGAACTGGGACTGCGTGCTCACGCACTTCAGGTGGACGATGCGGCATTTGCCGGGGATGCCTCAACTCGACTTGCCCGAAGCAATGCCGTGCAGGAGGCCTTTGCCTGGGGAATCGCGCTCAATTGGTACCTGACCGACAATCTGCTCATCGCCACCAACTTCGAAATCACCGACTTCTCCGGTCTCGGACTCAACCGCCCGACAGAGGAAGTGGTGATCACTCGATTCCAGGTGGACTTCTGATCCCCGTAGGGCCTCCGCTCGTGGTTTCGACCTGCTCACCACCCTGAGCAAGCCGAAGGGTCGGAGGCTGCTTCAACGGCCTGCGACAAGCACAGGCCCTACGCTTTTGAACCGAAAAAACCATAAACTTCTGAAAAAATTCCATGAAAACACTGAAACACATTCTGATTCCGGCCTTCGCATTCGCCCTGGCCATCACCGCACTGAGTGCACAGCAACGCACCCTGCTCAACGTCTCCTACGATCCCACCCGGGAACTTTACGCCGACTACAACCCCTGGTTTGTCACACAATGGAAAGCGCAAACCGGCGAAACCCTTACGATCCGCCAGTCCCATGGCGGCGCAGGCAAGCAGGCACGCTCCGTCATCGATGGACTCGCTGCCGATGTGGTCACGCTGGCACTCGCCTATGACATCGATGCCATCGCGGAGCGCACCGGGAAAATTCCACCAGACTGGCAAACCCGTCTTCCCAATGGTAGTTCCCCCTACACGTCCACCATCGTCTTCCTCGTGCGCAAGGGGAACCCGAAGGGCATCCAAGACTGGGGCGACCTGGTCAAAAAGGGTGTCGAGGTCATCACTCCCAACCCCAAAACCTCGGGTGGTGCACGCTGGAATTACCTGGCTGCATGGGCCTGGGCACTCGAAACCTACGATGAGGATGAAGCGAGGGTAAGGGATTTCATCACCCAGCTCTTCCGCAATGTGCCGGTACTCGACAGCGGAGCGCGGGGTTCGACCACAACCTTTGTGCAGCGCGGGATTGGCGACGTCTTTCTCTCCTGGGAAAATGAAGCCTACCTTGCGATCAACGAGCTGGGACCCGACAAATTCGAGATTGTATATCCCTCGATCAGCATCCTTGCCCAGCCTCCGGTCACTGTGGTGGATGGCAATGCGGAAAGGGCGGGCAATCTCGCTGCAGCCCAGGCCTATTTGCAGGGTCTCTACAGTCCGATGGGCCAACGCCTGGCGGCCAGGCACTACTACCGTCCCCTACACCCGGAACATGCGGATCCCGAAGATCTCAAGCGTTTCCCCGAACTGAAGCTGGTCACGATCGATGAGTCCTTCGGAGGTTGGCAGCAGGCCCAGCAAATCCACTTCAACGACGGTGGCATCTTTGACCGCATCTATTTGCCGTAAAGCGTGCATCGATCCACACCGACCATGCAACACCAGCACAACTCGTATCCGCCGCAGGCGGTCCGCCATCACAAGGGCGGGCTGCCCGGCTTTGGCATCACGATGGGGCTCACCCTATGCTATCTCTGCCTCATCGTGCTCATTCCCCTGTCAGCCGCGTTCATTGAGGCATTCAGTGAGGGACTGCACCCATTTTGGAACGCCGTCGCCACCCCACGGGTGCTCGCCTCGCTGAAGCTCTCCTTCGGCACAGCCCTCGCAGCCGCAGGGATCAATGCAGTCATCGGCACCCTGTTTGCCTGGGTGCTGGTGCGCTATCCGTTTCCGGGACGCCGCATCCTGGATGCAGCGATGGATCTGCCCTTCGCCCTGCCCACCGCTGTTGCGGGCATCGCACTCACTGCCATCTACTCCGCCAATGGCTGGATGGGACAGGGGTTGGAGGCACTCGGATTCAAGGTCGCCTATGCTCCTCCGGGCATCGTGATTGCACTGGTGTTTGTGGGCCTGCCCTTTGTGGTTCGCACGGTTCAGCCCGTCATCGAAACCCTGGAACCCGAAATTGAAGAGGCTGCAGCGGTGCTCGGTGCAACCCGGGTGCAAACCCTGCTGCGCATCCTGCTTCCCACTTTGTTCCCCGCCATTCTCACGGGCTTTGCGCTCTCGTTTGCACGGGGCATTGGTGAATATGGTTCGGTGGTGTTCATCTCCGGAAACATGCCCATGCGCACAGAAATCGCGCCACTTCTCATCGTCACCAAGCTCGAGCAATATGATCTGATGGGGGCCACCGCTCTGGCAGTGACCATGCTGCTCATCTCCTTCCTCTGCCTGCTCACCATCAACCTGCTGCAGCGCTGGACGTCCCGCCGCGCCGGCCAAACCTATTGATCCATCATGTCCGGAATACCCACTTCCCCCCGAAAGCAAAAATCCCCCAGCCTGCAGCTCGCCACCAAAGACCCCGGCTGGGTTCGTGGCGTGCTCCTGGTCGCGGCACTCGGATTTTCCGCAGTCTTTCTGCTCCTGCCGCTTGCAGCAGTCTTTACCGAGGCCTTGCGTCATGGAATAGGGGCTGCGGTCAAGGGATTTTCCGATCCCGATGCGCTGCATGCCATCTGGCTCACGCTGACAGTCGCCGCCATCAGTGTGCCATTAAACCTGGTCTTCGGACTCGCCGCGAGTTGGGCAATCACCCGGCACGATTTCCGGGGCAAGAGTCTGCTGATCACACTGATTGATCTGCCCTTCTCCGTCTCTCCGGTGATAGCGGGGTTGATCTACATTCTCGTTTTCGGGGTCAATGGATGGTTTGCGCCCCTGCTCGATGCCTTCTCACTGAAGATCATCTTTGCCGTTCCCGGCATTGTGCTCGCAACCGTGTTTGTCACCTTCCCCTTCGTCGCGAGGGAACTCATCCCGACGCTTCAGGCCCAGGGACGCGACGAGGAACAGGCGGCCTATCTGCTCGGTGCCAGCGGCTGGCAAATCTTCAGGCACGTCACCCTGCCCAATGTGCGCTGGGCACTGCTCTACGGTGTGCTGCTCTGCAACGCCCGTTCCATGGGGGAATTTGGCGCCGTATCGGTCGTATCCGGGCACATCCGGGGGCTGACCAATACCGTGCCGCTGCATGTGGAGATCCTTTACAATGAATACAACTTCGTCGCTGCTTTTGCAATGGCAAGCGTGCTGGCACTGCTCGCACTGCTGACGCTCGTGGCGAAGTCCTGGCTCGAATGGCGCATGCAGCGACAGGCCACGGAACATTTGCAGGAGCGTTTCCCCGTCAATCGTCCCCTTCACCAAACCCAGAACCCATGAGCATCGAAATCCAGAACATTCACAAATCCTTCGGCAATACCCGCGCCCTCGAGTCGATTGACCTTACCGTTCAACGCGGCAAACTGGTCGCTCTCGTCGGTCCATCAGGATCGGGCAAAACCACCTTACTGCGCATCCTGGCCGGCCTCGATCACCCAGACCCCGGCAGTGGCTCCATCCGTTTTCACGGTGAAGAGGTGCAGCACTTGTCCGCTCGCCAGCGAAAGGTCGGCATGGTCTTCCAGCACTACGCGCTGTTCCGGCACATGAGTGTTGAAAAAAACATCGCTTTTGGACTCAACATCCTGCCGCCGCGCGAACGTCCCAAGCGCGATGTCATTGAGAAACGGGTGCAGAAACTCCTGAGCCTGATTCAGCTCGAGGGATTCGGAAAACGCCTGCCCCATCAGCTCTCTGGAGGGCAACGCCAGCGCGTCGCACTGGCCCGCGCGCTGGCAGTGGAACCGCAGATCCTGCTGCTCGACGAACCCTTCGGTGCGCTGGATGCCAAGGTGCGCAAGGATCTGCGCCGCTGGTTGCGGGAGTTCCACGAACGCATCGGACTCACCACCGTGTTTGTCACGCACGATCAGGAGGAAGCGCTCGAACTCGCTGACGAGGTCGTCGTGATGAATCACGCCCAAATCGTTCAGGTTGGCAGTCCGCAGGAGGTCTTTGACTACCCCGCCTCGCCCTTCGTCATCGAATTCATGGGCAACGTCAATCGTCTGCGCGGCCAGGGCACTGACGAACAACACACGGGCACGCTCTACGTGCGTCCCCATGACATCGAGATCAATCCACAGTCCGAGTCCCAGGGTCTCAAGGCACGGGTGCTCCACGTGTTCTCTGCAGGCAGTGCGGCCCGCGTGAGTCTGCTTCGACTCGCAACAGGGGAACAGCTCGAAGCGGAGCTGTCACGTGCGGATCTCGATACCTGTCAACTGAGGGTTGGCGATGAGGTCCGGATCCGCTTTCGCCACATTCGCGTGTTTGCGCAGGACCCGGGGAGTGGTCAGCAGAACCTCATCGAACGCGATGATCTGATCCAGAGCGTCAGTCTGGAAGGCCCGCGTCCGTAGGTCTTAAGAGGCTTGCAGGCTCCGTCCGTCCGCCGGGCGAAGCCTGCAGGGTCAGCCCCAGCTCAATACTCCGCCATCAGGATGTCGATCAGCTCGTGATCAATTTCCCGGGTCTCGTCATTCACGATGCGGAAGCCGCCCTTGTAGTCCCAGATCGCCTGGGCGATATTCAAGGTTTCAAAGGCGCGGATCCAGTCGCGATAGTAGTCGAGGCGCATCTCACGGGGTACGGCGAGGTAACAACCCCACTCCCCACAGTACATTGGCAGGTTGTGCTTGGCCATGAATTCCGCCACGGGTTTCAGACGCGCAACAGCTGCTTCATAACTGTAAGGTTTCTGGTTGTCCTCAATCCAGCGCTGGATCTCGGCAGAATAGGCCGACGCATCGATCTCTTCGGGAAAGGGCAAACCGGGATAATTGATCGGCCCCTGGTACTCGCGGAAGGGAGTCCAGCCCGCTTTGTAGTGCGTCACCACAAACGGATCGTAAGTGTGGATGCTGATCACCAGATTGCGGTCGCCCTCAGGTACCCACAGGTCACTCAAGGTATCGATGCTCTGAAACTGAAAACTTCCCAGCACAAAGGTACGGGTCGGTTCCTTTTCCCGCATGAACCCATAAACTTTTTGCAACAGTCGATTCCAGTCCTCAGGATCGTCCCCCACCGCTTCATTCATGAACTCGTAGGCCACACGGTCGACGGGAAAATGTCCGATGCGGTCAGAGATTTCATCCCATAGCTGCACAAACTTCTCCTGCTCCCTGGGATCTTCAAACAATGTATTTCCCTGCTCTTTATTGTCGTCGTTGCCGACATTGAAGTAGTGGGAACGAATGATGTGCAGATCCACAATCACGTTGAGATCGTGGCGCTGGCACCAGGTCAGTCCGCGGTCCAGTGCAGCCCAGGCATCTTCGCGAGCCTTGCCGTTGTCATCCCAGAACTCCACTTCGTCAATGGGGATGCGCAGGTGGTCAAAGCCCGCCTGCTTGAGCATGATCACGTCAAACTCCGTAAAGAAGGTCTGGATGTCTTCCCGGGGTCGTTCCCCGCGCTGAGACAGCCAGTGGCTGATGTTCACGCCCTTGTTCAGGCTGAACCCGTTGGGGTTGCTGCCCGCGTGCAGGGAGGTCAGTGACAGAATGGATATCAGGGTGATAATCAGGGGTTTCATAGGGAAATATTCCAGATCCTCTTTCCCTGAAAAGCAATGCAATGCGAATGGAAGGCCCCAGAAAGCATTGACAGGTCCTGTGCATCACACAAACAGGTCAATTCCGCAACTTTCTGCGAAAATCACCCAAGGTTTTTGTCGGTCACCGCACCCTCACTTGCCGGGGAAACCAACCGCGCATACTTCGCCAACACCCCCCTTGTCTCCTTCGCCGTCACGGGCTTCAACTCCCGCATGCGTTGCGCGAACTCCTGTTCAGAGATCAGGAGCTGGATCGTATTGCGGACCGCATCAATTTCAATGCCATCCCCGTTGCGCACCACGGCAATCGGTCCACCCACTGCCGCTTCAGGCGTGATGTGCCCGACGTCAAATCCATGCGAACCACCGCTGAATCGACCATCCGTGATCAGGGCGACTTCCTTGATCAGTCCACGTCCGGCCACCGCACTGGTTGGGGAAAGCATTTCCCGCATGCCGGGTCCGCCCACAGGTCCCTCATTGCGAATGACCACCACATCCCCGGCAACAACCTCACCCGCCAGGATGCCCTTGAGTGCAGCTTCCTCGCCCTCGTAGACCTTGGCTGTTCCCTTGAAGTAGAGGCCTTCCTTGCCCGTGATTTTGCCCACAGCACCGTCGGGAGCCAGATTTCCCCGCAGGATGCGCAGGTGCGTCGAATCCTTGATCGGATCGTGCCACGGGCGCACAATGTCCTGATCCTTGGGGAACGCAGGATAGTCCGCAACCCCTTGCAAACTTTCGGCCAGGGTTTCCCCGGTACAGGTGAGGCAATGGCCGTGCAGCAAGCCGCGATCCAGAAGCAGTTTCATCAAGGGACGAATCCCCCCAACGCGAATGAGGTGGCTCATGTTGTAGCGCCCAAAGGGTTTCAGATCGCAGAGCACGGGGATCTTTTCCCCAATGCGCGCA is a window encoding:
- a CDS encoding cytidylate kinase-like family protein, producing the protein MQPSDSLFRCFSFVGCQLRDSLAPTLRSVLPFVTISRQTGSGAHHIGAELAYLLNQEQAIPTMGRTWQLYDRDLVRQVVEHHHLNTQVARYMPEDTVNEFNSTLEELLGLHPSSNELVRDTALTIRELAQRGYCILIGRGSHCLTRSFPHGVHIRLIGSLENRSRRVSMEHHISRDEALRLIKQQDRARARYLDYYYGHSIDDASSYDLVINTDLIDTRSAVSLISTLICQRIASIR
- a CDS encoding Rrf2 family transcriptional regulator is translated as MKISKRAEYGLRAMINLGIAQEVGIARVSAGDLAHADNLPLKFLEQILIQLRENGYVDTQRGKGGGYFIAKPIQSIKMGELVRLLDGPLAPISCASQTAYERCSCPDETHCGLRMIMIDVRNAIAAILDRYSLGNLVEITLRKMRREGSDHIFLRSCQSTTDPIHANPADPLSGFLAELSRNS
- a CDS encoding YezD family protein, whose protein sequence is MTTAENTQMTGATPSQDRPEWMQHVARYVKQMNYGQITLTIHQGNVVEIQRTERTRIPSRKGGD
- a CDS encoding porin — translated: MQTTHSPRFPTLGLAILTVLAAGNAIAQPPAQVDELAALRSQIAALQQRLEKLESAPGGQSANETTTLQVNRQGLVAKHKDNFTFRIRPRIQIDGRWFADDEDGNSEFTVRRLRPIFQGTAGPVAWRFMPELAGTVRMLDAWGDLSLGSHHYLRAGKFKQPVGLERLQSFSKTLFLERGLPSLLTPTRDIGVALYGSDPAERFNWTVGLFNGVLDDTDLSSNANLSGGDFDVGARLEFTPWKSATDSALAGLSFGLAASMGRENTSILDSESDRRIRYRTSGRGTFFRYNDGVRVDGDRIRINPFLSYYHGPFGLLAEYVQSSYELTRSDNAQTIDTDAWTLQMGWVLTGEKASFSGVRPSRPFKWGSGQIGAWELGLRAHALQVDDAAFAGDASTRLARSNAVQEAFAWGIALNWYLTDNLLIATNFEITDFSGLGLNRPTEEVVITRFQVDF
- a CDS encoding sulfate ABC transporter substrate-binding protein, which produces MKTLKHILIPAFAFALAITALSAQQRTLLNVSYDPTRELYADYNPWFVTQWKAQTGETLTIRQSHGGAGKQARSVIDGLAADVVTLALAYDIDAIAERTGKIPPDWQTRLPNGSSPYTSTIVFLVRKGNPKGIQDWGDLVKKGVEVITPNPKTSGGARWNYLAAWAWALETYDEDEARVRDFITQLFRNVPVLDSGARGSTTTFVQRGIGDVFLSWENEAYLAINELGPDKFEIVYPSISILAQPPVTVVDGNAERAGNLAAAQAYLQGLYSPMGQRLAARHYYRPLHPEHADPEDLKRFPELKLVTIDESFGGWQQAQQIHFNDGGIFDRIYLP
- the cysT gene encoding sulfate ABC transporter permease subunit CysT; protein product: MQHQHNSYPPQAVRHHKGGLPGFGITMGLTLCYLCLIVLIPLSAAFIEAFSEGLHPFWNAVATPRVLASLKLSFGTALAAAGINAVIGTLFAWVLVRYPFPGRRILDAAMDLPFALPTAVAGIALTAIYSANGWMGQGLEALGFKVAYAPPGIVIALVFVGLPFVVRTVQPVIETLEPEIEEAAAVLGATRVQTLLRILLPTLFPAILTGFALSFARGIGEYGSVVFISGNMPMRTEIAPLLIVTKLEQYDLMGATALAVTMLLISFLCLLTINLLQRWTSRRAGQTY
- the cysW gene encoding sulfate ABC transporter permease subunit CysW, translated to MSGIPTSPRKQKSPSLQLATKDPGWVRGVLLVAALGFSAVFLLLPLAAVFTEALRHGIGAAVKGFSDPDALHAIWLTLTVAAISVPLNLVFGLAASWAITRHDFRGKSLLITLIDLPFSVSPVIAGLIYILVFGVNGWFAPLLDAFSLKIIFAVPGIVLATVFVTFPFVARELIPTLQAQGRDEEQAAYLLGASGWQIFRHVTLPNVRWALLYGVLLCNARSMGEFGAVSVVSGHIRGLTNTVPLHVEILYNEYNFVAAFAMASVLALLALLTLVAKSWLEWRMQRQATEHLQERFPVNRPLHQTQNP
- a CDS encoding TOBE-like domain-containing protein — its product is MSIEIQNIHKSFGNTRALESIDLTVQRGKLVALVGPSGSGKTTLLRILAGLDHPDPGSGSIRFHGEEVQHLSARQRKVGMVFQHYALFRHMSVEKNIAFGLNILPPRERPKRDVIEKRVQKLLSLIQLEGFGKRLPHQLSGGQRQRVALARALAVEPQILLLDEPFGALDAKVRKDLRRWLREFHERIGLTTVFVTHDQEEALELADEVVVMNHAQIVQVGSPQEVFDYPASPFVIEFMGNVNRLRGQGTDEQHTGTLYVRPHDIEINPQSESQGLKARVLHVFSAGSAARVSLLRLATGEQLEAELSRADLDTCQLRVGDEVRIRFRHIRVFAQDPGSGQQNLIERDDLIQSVSLEGPRP
- a CDS encoding cellulase family glycosylhydrolase, whose amino-acid sequence is MKPLIITLISILSLTSLHAGSNPNGFSLNKGVNISHWLSQRGERPREDIQTFFTEFDVIMLKQAGFDHLRIPIDEVEFWDDNGKAREDAWAALDRGLTWCQRHDLNVIVDLHIIRSHYFNVGNDDNKEQGNTLFEDPREQEKFVQLWDEISDRIGHFPVDRVAYEFMNEAVGDDPEDWNRLLQKVYGFMREKEPTRTFVLGSFQFQSIDTLSDLWVPEGDRNLVISIHTYDPFVVTHYKAGWTPFREYQGPINYPGLPFPEEIDASAYSAEIQRWIEDNQKPYSYEAAVARLKPVAEFMAKHNLPMYCGEWGCYLAVPREMRLDYYRDWIRAFETLNIAQAIWDYKGGFRIVNDETREIDHELIDILMAEY